A portion of the Symphalangus syndactylus isolate Jambi chromosome 13, NHGRI_mSymSyn1-v2.1_pri, whole genome shotgun sequence genome contains these proteins:
- the FUT2 gene encoding galactoside alpha-(1,2)-fucosyltransferase 2 has product MREAMLLVRMSFSFPMAHFILFVFTVSTIFHVQQRLAKIQAMWELPVQIPVLASTSKALGPSQLRGMWTINAIGRLGNQMGEYATLYALAKMNGRPAFIPAQMHNTLAPIFRITLPVLHSTMASRIPWQNYHLNDWMEEEYRHIPGEYVRLTGYPCSWTFYHHLRHEILQEFTLHDHVREEAQKFLRGLQVNGSRPGTFVGVHVRRGDYVHVMPKVWKGVVADRRYLQQALDWFRARYSSPIFVVTSNGMAWCRENIDASHGDVVFAGNGIEGSPAKDFALLTQCNHTIMTIGTFGIWAAYLTGGDTIYLANYTLPDSPFLKIFKPEAAFLPEWTGIAADLSPLLKH; this is encoded by the coding sequence CCATGCTGCTCGTTCGGATGTCTTTCTCCTTTCCTATGGCCCACTTCATCCTCTTTGTCTTTACGGTGTCCACTATATTTCACGTTCAGCAGCGGCTAGCGAAGATTCAAGCCATGTGGGAGTTACCAGTGCAGATCCCAGTGCTAGCCTCAACATCAAAGGCACTGGGACCCAGCCAGCTCAGGGGGATGTGGACGATCAATGCGATAGGCCGCTTGGGGAACCAGATGGGTGAGTACGCCACGCTGTACGCCCTGGCCAAGATGAACGGGCGGCCCGCCTTCATCCCGGCCCAGATGCACAACACCCTGGCCCCCATCTTCAGAATCACCCTGCCGGTACTGCACAGCACCATGGCCAGCAGGATCCCTTGGCAAAACTACCACCTGAACGACTGGATGGAGGAGGAGTACCGCCACATCCCAGGGGAGTACGTCCGCCTCACGGGCTACCCCTGCTCCTGGACCTTCTACCACCACCTCCGCCACGAGATCCTCCAGGAGTTCACCCTGCACGACCACGTGCGGGAGGAGGCCCAGAAGTTCCTGCGGGGCCTGCAGGTGAACGGGAGCCGGCCGGGCACCTTTGTAGGGGTCCATGTTCGCCGAGGGGACTATGTCCATGTCATGCCAAAAGTGTGGAAGGGGGTGGTGGCCGACCGGCGATACCTACAGCAGGCCCTGGACTGGTTCCGAGCTCGCTACAGCTCCCCCATCTTCGTGGTCACCAGTAATGGCATGGCCTGGTGTCGGGAGAACATTGACGCCTCCCACGGTGATGTGGTGTTTGCTGGCAATGGCATTGAGGGCTCACCTGCCAAAGATTTTGCTCTCCTCACACAGTGTAACCACACCATCATGACCATCGGGACGTTCGGGATCTGGGCCGCCTACCTCACGGGTGGAGACACCATCTACCTGGCCAATTACACCCTCCCCGACTCCCCTTTCCTCAAAATCTTTAAGCCAGAGGCAGCCTTCCTGCCAGAGTGGACGGGGATTGCCGCAGACCTGTCCCCCTTACTCAAGCACTAA